In Cynocephalus volans isolate mCynVol1 chromosome 3, mCynVol1.pri, whole genome shotgun sequence, one DNA window encodes the following:
- the LOC134371886 gene encoding LOW QUALITY PROTEIN: vomeronasal type-1 receptor 4-like (The sequence of the model RefSeq protein was modified relative to this genomic sequence to represent the inferred CDS: inserted 2 bases in 2 codons): protein MTTKDVAIGMIFLXTFGILGNFXLLYHFLLLYVTGCRLRTTDLIVKNLFVANSFVILSRGIPHAMLFFGWQHVLNDHECKFISYMHRVGRGVSIGSTCLLSVFQAIMISSRNSRWAELKMKIPKYISSSIFLCWILQMLINVIFPMYVAGKWRKKNIMNTKYFQYCSSVLHDKTADWLYAALLSFPDVLCLGLMLWASSSMVLVLYRHKQRMRHIRKTNVSSRSSPESRATKTILLLVSTFVFFYTLACIFQACLSIIGKPSLFLMNSTSIVDGCFPAISPFLLLSYDSTTFRLCFAWISNRKSPND, encoded by the exons ATGACCACCAAAGATGTGGCAATAGGAATGATCTTCT TTACATTTGGAATCCTGgggaatt ttcttctttaccattttctcctcctttatGTCACTGGGTGCAGGTTGAGGACCACAGATTTGATTGTGAAGAACCTGTTTGTAGCAAACTCTTTTGTCATTTTGTCTAGAGGAATCCCGCATGCAATGTTATTTTTTGGATGGCAACATGTCCTCAATGATCATGAATGCAAGTTCATTTCCTATATGCACAGAGTGGGCAGAGGTGTGTCCATTGGCAGCACCTGCCTCTTGAGTGTCTTCCAGGCCATTATGATCAGTTCCAGAAATTCCAGGTGGGCAGAGCTCAAAATGAAAATTCCCAAGTACATCAGCTCATCTATTTTCCTGTGCTGGATCCTGCAAATgctaataaatgtcatttttcctatGTATGTGGCTgggaaatggaggaaaaaaaacatcatgaacacaaaatattttcaatactgTTCTTCTGTTCTTCATGATAAAACTGCAGACTGGCTGTATGCGGCATTGCTGTCATTCCCTGATGTGCTGTGTTTGGGGCTCATGCTGTGGGCCAGCAGCTCCATGGTTTTGGTCCTGTACAGGCACAAGCAGCGGATGCGACACATTCGCAAGACTAATGTCTCCTCCAGGTCCTCCCCTGAGTCCAGAGCTACCAAGACCATCCTTCTCCTGGTGAGCACCTTTGTCTTCTTTTACACCCTCGCCTGCATCTTTCAAGCCTGTTTGTCTATTATTGGTAAACCTAGCTTGTTCCTGATGAACAGCACCTCAATAGTCGATGGGTGTTTCCCAGCCATCAGCCCCTTTCTGCTCTTGAGCTATGACTCCACTACTTTCAGGCTCTGCTTTGCCTGGATAAGCAATAGAAAATCCCCTAATGATTGA